GCGGTTCGCGAGCTATGAGCGCGCCAAGTGCCGCATGGTCAGGGCCAGTTGCAGCCTGAGTCGGCCCTGCGGGGTGCGCACCGGCCAGCCCAGCAGATGCTCGGCGTGGGCCAGCCGGTCCTGGAGCGTGGAGTGGTGGACGTTGATCCCGGTGGCCGCCGCGCGCAGGCTCGCCGTCGAGGCGACCGCGTTCAGCGTGGCCAGCAGCCAGGGCGTCGCCGCGGCCGCCGCCTCCACGGCGCGGACGTCGGGCGGGGGTTCGGCACCGGGGACGACCAGGTCGGCGATGAGCGCGATACCGCCCAGGTCGTCGGCGTGCACGACGCGCGCGCCGGGGTCCTGGGCGGTGCCGTCCGCCGTGAAGCGCAGGGCGGTGCGGGCCGCCGTCCAGGAGCGCGGCAGGTCGAGCACGGGGACGGCGGGTCCGACGCCCATGCGCTGTCCGGTGTGCGGTGGCTCGGTCCCCGGGCGCGCCGGTGCGATGCGGGGGTGGCCGTCGTACGGGGCCAGGGCGCGGGCCCGTCCCGCGGGGTCCAGGCCCAGCCGGCGGGCGGCGTGCAGCCGGGCCGCCTCCGGGGCGGTGGCGTCGAGGAGGGTTTCGACGAGGGCGGGGTCGTCGACGGGGGCCCGGCCCCGGGTGCGGTCGAGGACCCGCCGTACGGCACCGGCCGCCCGCTCCAGGATCACCGCGTCGACCACACTGGGCTCCGCCTCCGCGCGCTCCAGCCACAGCGCCGGCGCACCGTCCGGAATGAGCGCCGCCGAGGGCCAGCCGGGATCGGGCGGGAGGTCGGAGTCCTGCCGGGTGCCGTCCGGCTCCACGCGCATCTGTACCCGCCGGTCGGCGTCGAGCAGCCGCGCGGGCACCCCGGCCAGTACGGCCGCCCCGCGCACCAGCGCCTCCAGACCGGCCCGGGACTCGGACAGTCGGTCGAAGTAGGCGATGACCCGCACGGCGGCGCCGGCGTCCGGATCCAGCGCCGTCAGGCGCCCGGCCAGCTCTTTCATCTGCCCATGGTGCGGCATCGGGGCGTGGATGAGGAGCCTGCGAGGGCACCGGATCCGGGGGAGCGGGGCTCGGTCGGGCTTCAGCTCCCCAGCAGCCGTCGCAGCCACTGCACATGCGCCGCCCGGGCCGCCTGGGACAGGGCCGCCTGCGGGGCGAAGCCGTCGAAGCCGTGGAAGCCGCCCGGCCAGACATGCAGCTCGGCCACGCCGCCGGCCAGCCAGAGGCGTGAGGCGTAGGCGACGACCTCGTCCCGGAAGGTCTCCGCGGAGCCGACGTCCAGGAAGGCCGGCGGCAGCCCGGTCAGGTCCTCGGCCCGGGCCGGTGCCGCGTAGGCGGGCACGTCCGGGCCGCCGCGCGCCTCGCCGAGCAGGGCCGTCCAGCCGGTCTCGTTGGACGTGCGGTCCCATATGCCGAGGCCCGCCATCTGGTACGACGACGGCGTGTCGTTGCGGTCGTCCAGCATCGGGCACATCAGGAGCTGCCCGACCGGCTGCAGGCCCTTGCGGTCACGGGTGAGCAGAGCCAGCGCCGCGCACAGCCCGCCGCCCGCGCTGGCGCCGGCGACGACGATCCGCTCCGGGTCCCCGGTGATCTTCTCGGCGTGTTCCGCCGTCCACAGCAGACCCGCGTACACGTCCTCGACCGGTGCCGGATGCGGATGCTCCGGCGCCAGCCGGTACTCGACGGACACCACGACCGCGTCCAGCTCGCGGGCCCAGGCCAGTGGTACGTCCACGCCGACCCGGTTATTGCCGAGGACCATGCCGCCGCCGTGGACGTGATAGACGATCGGACGCGGGCCCGCGACCGGTTCGGCGGCCGGACGGCAGATCAGCAGTGAGATGTCCGGGGCTCCCTCCGGACCCGGCACGACCCGGTCCTCGATCTCGAAGAACCCGCCGTCGGAGAGGTCCAGCTCGGCCAGCATCTGGATGCCCGGGCCGGTCCTCACCTCCTTGATCTCCTCGGACGTGAGACTGGGCGAGATCATGTCCTTGATCGTCTCCAGCGCGGCGGCGAGCTCGGGGTCGAACGGGGGCGGCACCTGGGTCATGGCTTCTCCTCATGTCGCGCTGTCGCGCGGCGGCTCTTGCGGTCATGGTCCGCGCACGGCGGCGGCTCCCGGCCGCCGCCGTCCGGCGGAACCTGTCCGCCGTACGGCGGGTGGCACCCCGCTGACCAGGCCGTCCGTCCCTATGGACTTGCCATGACATGACCTTTTGTTCATCTTGCGTCAGTGGAAGGGAGTGGGAAGCGGCGACCACGCTGTCCAAGCCCCACCGCACCAGGAGTGTCCAGTGAACGTCTCCCTCACCGTCTGGCTGCTGACCGTAGCCGCCCTCTGCGCGCTCGTCGCCGTCGACTTCTTCATCGGACGCAAACCGCATGACGTGTCGGTCAAGGAGGCGGGGATCTGGACGGCCGTATGGGTGGTGCTGGCCTGTCTGTTCGGGCTCGGCCTGGTCGTCTTCGGCGGTGGGCAGCCCGCCGGTGAGTTCTTCGCCGGGTTCATCACCGAGAAGTCGCTGAGCGTCGACAACCTCTTCGTCTTCGTCCTGATCATGGCGAAGTTCTCGGTGCCCACGCAGTACCAGCAGCGCGTGCTGATGGTCGGCGTCCTGATGGCCCTCGTCCTGCGGGCGGGCTTCATCGCGGCCGGCGCGGCGATCATCTCCACGTTCTCGTGGGTGTTCTACCTCTTCGGCGCCTTCCTGATCTGGACCGCCTGGAAGCTGATCCAGGACGCCCGCAAGGAGGAGCACGAGGAGGAGTACCAGGAGAACAAGCTGCTCAAGATGGTCGAGCGCCGCTTCGGAGTGGCCGACCGCTACCACGGCACCAAGCTGTGGGTCGAGCAGAACGGCAAGCGGGTCATGACCCCGATGCTGGTCGTGATGCTCGCCATCGGCTCGACGGACGTGCTCTTCGCCCTCGACTCCATCCCCGCCATCTACGGTCTGACCAAGGACCCGTACATCGTCTTCACGGCCAACGCGTTCGCGTTGATGGGTCTGCGGCAGCTGTACTTCCTCATCGGTGGCCTGCTGAAGAAGCTGGTCCACCTCAGCTACGGCCTGTCGATCATCCTCGGCTTCATCGGCGTCAAGCTGGTGCTGCACGCCCTGCACGAGTCCGGGGTCCACGTCCCCGAGATCTCCATCCCCTTCTCGCTCGGCTTCATCGTGCTCGTCCTGGCGGTGACGACGGTGACGAGCCTGCGCGCCGCGAAGAAGCAGGAGCAGGAGAACGAGCGGGAACGCGTGGCATAGCGCGCCGGGTCGACACGGTGATCCGCGGCCCGCTCACCCGCTCACCCGCTCGCCGGGCACGGCTCGGTGCGGGCTGGGCGGCTGCGGGAGACGATGCGCATGCCGTGGTCGTCGACGACCCGGACCTGGAGCGAGCCGCAGCCGCAGCGGGTCCACACCGCTGCGCCGGCCGCGGTGACGTGCCGGGACACGACCTGGAAGGGCTCGGCTCCGTCGGGCCGGCCGCAGTGCGGGCAGACGGTGCCGGTCGTGCTGGTCATGGGAACTCCTTGGACGTCATGGCTGGTTGACCGTCGCGACACAGCCAGGGTGCTGCGCAGCCTCCGTACACGTCCAGGTTGACTTCGTGGACTCCACCGTGAAGCGTGGACTTCATGATTGACCTGCGCCGACTGCACGTCCTGAGGGCCGTCGCCCACTACGGCACGGTCACCGCGGCCGCCCAGGCCCTGCACTTCACGCCGTCCGCAGCCTCCCAGCAGATCCGGCAGCTGGCCCGCGATCTGGGCGTCGACCTTCTCGAACCGCGGGGTCGAGGGGTACGTCTCACCCCGGCCGCCGAGAGCCTGCTCGCGCACGCCGACGCCATCCAGGCCCGCTGGGACCAGGCCGAGCTGGATCTGCGGGCCGACCAGGGCGAACCCGCGGGGCCCCTGCGCGCGAGCGGATTCCCGCTGGCCGTCTCGGTGTTGCTGGCGCCCATGGCGGCGCGGCTGCGCGCACGCCATCCGCGTCTGGACGTACGGATCCAGGAGGCGGAGGTACCGGAGAGCTTCAACCTGCTCTTCGAGGGGCAGAGCGATCTGGCGGTCGTCGAGGCCACCGTGCTCAACCCGCCCCTCAGCGACGCACGCTTCGACCAACAGCCGCTGCTGGACGACCCGTTCGACCTCGTCGTGCCCGAGGATCATCCCTTGGCGGGGCGGGGCCGGATCGACCTCGCGGAGGCGGCGCACGAGC
This genomic window from Streptomyces sp. DG2A-72 contains:
- a CDS encoding helix-turn-helix domain-containing protein; this encodes MKELAGRLTALDPDAGAAVRVIAYFDRLSESRAGLEALVRGAAVLAGVPARLLDADRRVQMRVEPDGTRQDSDLPPDPGWPSAALIPDGAPALWLERAEAEPSVVDAVILERAAGAVRRVLDRTRGRAPVDDPALVETLLDATAPEAARLHAARRLGLDPAGRARALAPYDGHPRIAPARPGTEPPHTGQRMGVGPAVPVLDLPRSWTAARTALRFTADGTAQDPGARVVHADDLGGIALIADLVVPGAEPPPDVRAVEAAAAATPWLLATLNAVASTASLRAAATGINVHHSTLQDRLAHAEHLLGWPVRTPQGRLRLQLALTMRHLARS
- a CDS encoding alpha/beta hydrolase, with amino-acid sequence MTQVPPPFDPELAAALETIKDMISPSLTSEEIKEVRTGPGIQMLAELDLSDGGFFEIEDRVVPGPEGAPDISLLICRPAAEPVAGPRPIVYHVHGGGMVLGNNRVGVDVPLAWARELDAVVVSVEYRLAPEHPHPAPVEDVYAGLLWTAEHAEKITGDPERIVVAGASAGGGLCAALALLTRDRKGLQPVGQLLMCPMLDDRNDTPSSYQMAGLGIWDRTSNETGWTALLGEARGGPDVPAYAAPARAEDLTGLPPAFLDVGSAETFRDEVVAYASRLWLAGGVAELHVWPGGFHGFDGFAPQAALSQAARAAHVQWLRRLLGS
- a CDS encoding TerC family protein, which encodes MNVSLTVWLLTVAALCALVAVDFFIGRKPHDVSVKEAGIWTAVWVVLACLFGLGLVVFGGGQPAGEFFAGFITEKSLSVDNLFVFVLIMAKFSVPTQYQQRVLMVGVLMALVLRAGFIAAGAAIISTFSWVFYLFGAFLIWTAWKLIQDARKEEHEEEYQENKLLKMVERRFGVADRYHGTKLWVEQNGKRVMTPMLVVMLAIGSTDVLFALDSIPAIYGLTKDPYIVFTANAFALMGLRQLYFLIGGLLKKLVHLSYGLSIILGFIGVKLVLHALHESGVHVPEISIPFSLGFIVLVLAVTTVTSLRAAKKQEQENERERVA
- a CDS encoding LysR family transcriptional regulator — its product is MIDLRRLHVLRAVAHYGTVTAAAQALHFTPSAASQQIRQLARDLGVDLLEPRGRGVRLTPAAESLLAHADAIQARWDQAELDLRADQGEPAGPLRASGFPLAVSVLLAPMAARLRARHPRLDVRIQEAEVPESFNLLFEGQSDLAVVEATVLNPPLSDARFDQQPLLDDPFDLVVPEDHPLAGRGRIDLAEAAHEPWIAPVPDSPCRPHVLSAAGAAGFTPDVVHQAMDWNVMAHLVAHGLGVALIPRLAQLTPHLPITRVQCAADPHRKLLTCTRRGGHKRPAVAAALAELRELAPKAVA